One genomic region from Acidobacteriota bacterium encodes:
- a CDS encoding DUF2007 domain-containing protein, with product MPICTVCRKEFEDDSLKVCPDDGGELVEELPYQTIQGPDGNVWVEIASVGTSDEARLMQGYLDSEGIPAEIESLKFDEMPANFGQLGDIRIYVNSENEKRALQLLQDREDEADDLREGELETDDGPVRIDE from the coding sequence ATGCCGATTTGCACGGTTTGTCGAAAAGAGTTCGAAGACGACAGTCTGAAGGTCTGCCCTGACGACGGCGGGGAGCTTGTCGAGGAACTGCCCTACCAGACGATTCAGGGTCCTGACGGAAATGTCTGGGTGGAGATCGCCAGCGTCGGGACCTCCGATGAAGCGAGGCTCATGCAGGGTTATCTCGATTCGGAAGGCATCCCGGCGGAGATCGAATCATTGAAGTTTGACGAGATGCCGGCGAACTTCGGACAGCTCGGCGATATCCGGATCTACGTCAATTCGGAGAACGAAAAACGCGCGCTCCAGCTGCTCCAGGACCGGGAGGATGAAGCCGACGATCTCAGGGAGGGCGAGCTCGAGACCGACGACGGCCCGGTTCGGATCGATGAGTGA
- a CDS encoding phosphoribosylaminoimidazolesuccinocarboxamide synthase, which translates to MLRRGKVRDVYDIGEDLLLIVATDRISAFDTILEPGIPGKGIILTQMSNFWFERFSDTWVNHLVETDFEQFPPELRRFPELRDRSVIAKKCDVIPVECVARGYLIGSGWKDYQAEGTVCGIELPKGLRMADALPEPIFTPATKAETGHDENIDFETVANLVGEETATTLRDMTLSLYSRASKLALERGIIIADTKIEVGLLDGRLVWIDEALTPDSSRFWPLESYRPGVSPPSFDKQYVRDYLETTGWDKVSPAPPLPEDVVAGTAARYREAWERLTKRLEV; encoded by the coding sequence ATGCTTCGGCGAGGAAAGGTTCGCGACGTCTATGACATCGGCGAGGATCTGCTGCTCATCGTCGCGACCGACAGGATCTCGGCATTCGACACGATTCTCGAGCCGGGGATTCCGGGGAAGGGAATCATCCTGACGCAGATGTCGAACTTCTGGTTCGAGCGCTTTTCCGATACGTGGGTCAACCATCTCGTCGAAACCGACTTCGAGCAATTTCCTCCCGAGCTTCGACGATTTCCCGAGCTGCGAGACCGGAGCGTCATCGCGAAGAAATGCGATGTGATTCCGGTCGAGTGCGTCGCGAGGGGTTACCTGATCGGCTCCGGCTGGAAGGACTACCAGGCCGAGGGCACGGTCTGCGGGATCGAATTGCCGAAGGGTCTTCGGATGGCGGATGCGCTTCCTGAGCCGATTTTCACACCGGCGACGAAGGCCGAGACCGGGCACGACGAGAACATCGATTTCGAAACGGTTGCAAATCTCGTCGGCGAGGAGACTGCGACGACGCTGCGCGACATGACGCTTTCGCTTTACTCGCGCGCGTCGAAGCTCGCGCTCGAGCGAGGCATCATCATCGCGGATACGAAGATCGAGGTCGGGCTGTTGGACGGCCGGCTCGTCTGGATCGACGAAGCGCTCACGCCCGATTCGTCACGCTTCTGGCCCCTCGAGAGCTATCGCCCCGGCGTGTCTCCCCCTTCATTCGACAAGCAATACGTCCGCGATTATCTCGAAACGACCGGCTGGGACAAAGTATCTCCCGCTCCGCCCCTCCCCGAAGACGTCGTTGCCGGAACCGCGGCCCGATATCGCGAGGCGTGGGAAAGGCTGACGAAGAGGTTGGAGGTTTGA
- a CDS encoding aldo/keto reductase: MRRIRFGRTGEDVSAIGLGTWAYSGATMAGGSPVGWSGHDDDAAIAAIVTAFENGITHWDTADVYGNGRAERLIGSVWDRVSREQVFLATKVGWDTGGADHFYEPGVVRRKLDESLENLNVDVIDLYYFHHCDFGEGDHALDGALEVVLEAKEAGKIRFIGLSDWDASKIVRLVDRIDPDVVQPYRNVVDDQYVTSGLREIVEERDLGVAFFSPLKHGLLLGKYDLPVTFPDGDFRSGIEDFRHAPTLERYRIAAGEIATRFEREEAVLHALTGALLADSPTGSVLLGQRNEAQALAASKVGEPLSKPDAAWVRHVYRER; encoded by the coding sequence GTGAGACGAATCAGATTCGGGCGGACGGGGGAAGACGTTTCGGCCATCGGCCTCGGGACCTGGGCGTACAGCGGCGCCACGATGGCCGGAGGATCTCCGGTCGGATGGAGCGGTCACGACGACGATGCTGCCATCGCGGCGATCGTCACCGCGTTCGAGAACGGCATCACTCACTGGGACACCGCCGACGTCTACGGGAACGGGCGGGCAGAGCGCCTGATCGGCAGCGTGTGGGACCGCGTCTCGCGTGAGCAGGTCTTTCTTGCGACCAAAGTCGGCTGGGACACCGGCGGGGCCGATCACTTCTATGAGCCGGGTGTTGTCCGTCGCAAGCTCGACGAATCACTCGAGAACCTGAACGTCGACGTGATCGACCTCTACTACTTTCATCATTGTGACTTCGGAGAGGGCGATCACGCGCTCGACGGAGCTCTGGAGGTCGTCCTCGAGGCGAAAGAGGCGGGGAAGATTCGCTTCATCGGCCTTTCCGATTGGGATGCCTCGAAAATTGTCAGGCTGGTCGATCGGATCGATCCCGACGTCGTCCAGCCCTACCGCAACGTCGTCGACGATCAGTACGTCACCAGCGGGCTGCGCGAGATCGTCGAGGAGCGGGATCTCGGAGTCGCCTTCTTCTCCCCCCTCAAGCATGGACTCCTTCTCGGCAAATACGATTTGCCGGTGACGTTTCCCGACGGCGACTTCAGGAGCGGGATCGAGGACTTTCGACACGCTCCGACCCTCGAGCGGTACCGGATCGCGGCCGGTGAGATCGCAACGCGGTTCGAAAGGGAAGAGGCGGTTCTTCACGCCCTCACCGGTGCGCTCCTGGCGGACTCACCGACCGGAAGCGTTCTGCTGGGTCAGCGCAACGAGGCGCAGGCTCTGGCTGCATCGAAAGTGGGGGAGCCGCTTTCGAAGCCGGACGCCGCATGGGTTCGCCACGTCTATCGCGAGCGCTGA
- a CDS encoding oxidoreductase, whose translation MFRALMIEPAEPEGMSAGVVKIDDDQLPEGDVTIDVAYSSINYKDGLAVTGAGRVIRGDFPFVPGIDLAGTVAQSSSPRFRDGDRVLQTGWGLGESHWGGFSERARVRSDWLLPLPESLSPLDAMIIGTAGYTAMLAVMTLEEHGLNPGTARDVVVTGASGGVGSFAVAILSRLGYEVTAISGKKTAITYLTELGAASVEPREHLTSGREQPLEKAKWSAGVDTVGGEPLARLLAQTETHGTIAACGNAAGMELRTTVLPFILRGVTLAGVDSNTCPNPRRRVAWKRLASICDRDVLSRIHSRTVELEEVPGECRGIVAGHALGRVVVALNR comes from the coding sequence ATGTTTCGAGCCCTCATGATCGAGCCCGCCGAACCCGAAGGAATGAGTGCCGGAGTCGTGAAAATCGACGACGACCAGCTCCCCGAGGGAGACGTGACGATCGACGTCGCTTACTCGAGCATCAACTACAAGGATGGGCTGGCGGTCACCGGCGCGGGGCGGGTGATTCGTGGAGACTTCCCGTTCGTACCCGGAATCGATCTCGCCGGAACGGTCGCACAGAGCAGTTCTCCCCGCTTCCGCGACGGAGATCGCGTCCTTCAGACGGGATGGGGTCTCGGGGAGTCGCACTGGGGAGGATTCTCCGAGCGCGCCCGCGTCCGCAGCGACTGGCTCCTCCCGTTACCCGAGAGTCTGTCACCTCTCGATGCGATGATCATCGGAACCGCCGGCTATACCGCGATGCTCGCCGTGATGACCCTCGAAGAGCACGGGCTCAATCCAGGCACCGCCCGGGATGTCGTCGTCACCGGCGCCAGCGGCGGTGTCGGCAGTTTCGCCGTCGCAATCCTCTCGAGACTCGGATATGAAGTCACCGCAATCTCTGGCAAGAAGACCGCCATCACCTACCTGACCGAGCTCGGCGCCGCAAGCGTCGAACCACGGGAACATCTCACGAGCGGCCGCGAGCAGCCGCTGGAAAAGGCGAAGTGGAGCGCCGGTGTCGACACCGTCGGAGGCGAGCCGCTCGCGAGACTGCTCGCCCAGACCGAAACGCATGGCACGATCGCCGCCTGCGGCAATGCCGCCGGGATGGAGCTCCGCACCACCGTCCTCCCCTTCATTCTGCGAGGAGTGACACTCGCCGGTGTCGACTCGAACACCTGTCCCAATCCGAGACGGCGCGTCGCCTGGAAACGGCTCGCGAGCATCTGCGATCGGGACGTGCTGAGCCGCATCCATTCGCGCACGGTCGAGCTCGAAGAGGTCCCCGGCGAATGCCGCGGCATCGTCGCTGGCCATGCCCTCGGTCGCGTCGTCGTCGCGTTGAACCGGTAG
- a CDS encoding class I SAM-dependent methyltransferase, which produces MISRIRDRIRWLRLYGRAWFSDAADLFRARPEYGLPPRRKRAIVGAGDFEPVGRKLADLAVRFGEVDSGSHVVDWGCGWGRATIPLARIITDGSYLGVDVDSEAIRWCRSSIGAINPRFDFFHLDVPNAYYHPDATGNSESFSIPVLDESVDVVLAFSLFTHLRPHDAIACLDEIRRVLRPGGRLVMTHYLLTEDRIEKAKSCPNAPQFRYRLDDSHRSTNDRVPESAIGVHRDTLEATIRGRFARFEIRDGAWDCTPDTVSYQDLIVAQLRARPHSPEGHSGT; this is translated from the coding sequence ATGATCAGCCGGATACGCGACCGTATTCGATGGCTTCGGCTTTACGGAAGAGCGTGGTTCTCTGACGCGGCAGACCTGTTTCGTGCGCGCCCCGAGTACGGACTGCCTCCTCGTCGAAAGAGAGCCATCGTCGGAGCTGGAGATTTCGAGCCGGTAGGCCGGAAGCTCGCCGATCTTGCGGTGCGTTTCGGCGAGGTCGATTCAGGAAGCCACGTTGTCGACTGGGGATGCGGCTGGGGACGGGCCACGATCCCTCTCGCCCGGATCATCACCGATGGTAGCTACCTCGGTGTCGACGTAGATTCGGAAGCCATCCGATGGTGCCGCAGCTCGATCGGAGCCATCAATCCGCGATTCGACTTCTTCCACCTGGATGTTCCGAATGCGTACTACCATCCCGACGCTACTGGCAATTCTGAGTCGTTCTCGATTCCCGTTCTCGACGAATCGGTCGACGTCGTTCTCGCATTCAGCCTCTTCACCCATCTCAGACCGCACGATGCCATCGCATGTCTCGACGAGATTCGACGAGTCCTTCGACCGGGGGGCCGGCTGGTCATGACGCACTACCTGCTGACGGAAGACCGAATCGAGAAGGCGAAGTCCTGCCCGAACGCCCCCCAATTTCGCTACCGGCTAGACGACAGCCATCGTTCGACCAATGACCGGGTACCGGAATCCGCCATCGGCGTGCATCGCGATACTCTCGAAGCGACGATACGCGGCCGATTCGCTCGATTCGAGATCCGCGACGGCGCCTGGGACTGCACGCCGGACACTGTCAGCTATCAGGATCTAATCGTGGCGCAGCTCCGAGCTCGGCCACACTCCCCGGAGGGTCATTCAGGAACATGA
- a CDS encoding S9 family peptidase, translated as MNPKGTTPSLNQATETLPIPAPPRPDKRSHRLEIHDSVRADDYYWLRDRDDPAVIAHLHAENAYTKEKLRHTEDLQQTIFDEIVARIPQQDQSVPWRLNGYWYHHRFETGREYPVHLRRLDLPDAPEQVMLDVNVLAAGHEYYSVGALAVSSGNDTLAFAVDTVGRRFYEIRFRNLETGEFLDEVIPATTGNIAWATDNRSLFYSRQNPDTLRWDRIYRHTLGTDAAEDLLVYEETDETFSTFVFTTRSRSFIVIGSSQTLTDEYRYLDASNPTGPLRILEPRDRGHEYSVEHFGDHFYIRTNWDARNFRVMKAPVAAPGRENWVEVIPHRDETLVEDIEVFRDHLVIAERTAGLTRLRVRRWEGDQDHEIELDEPAYVAFLGENPELDTENLRFNYSSMTTPWSVYEWDMNARTKTLLKRDEVGGGFDCNRYATERLWATARDGTRIPVSILYREGVEPDGTNPLLLYGYGSYGLSMDPDFASPRLSLVDRGFVYAIAHIRGGQELGREWYESGKLLSKKNTFTDFIDVAEFLVAERWADPERLFAFGGSAGGLLVGAVVNMRPDLWKGAVASVPFVDVVTTMLDPSIPLTTGEYDEWGNPNERAFFDYILSYSPYDNVRPQDYPAMLVMSGLHDSQVQFWEPTKWVLRLRDLKTDENDVLLHTNMEAGHSGTTGRFRRHRETALMYAFLLDQAGLA; from the coding sequence ATGAACCCGAAAGGTACGACGCCGAGTTTGAATCAAGCGACCGAAACACTTCCAATCCCGGCCCCGCCGAGACCCGATAAGCGTTCTCACCGGCTCGAAATACACGATTCCGTCCGAGCGGATGACTACTACTGGCTGCGCGATCGCGACGATCCGGCCGTCATCGCCCACCTCCATGCGGAAAATGCCTACACGAAGGAAAAGCTCCGCCACACCGAGGATCTCCAGCAGACGATCTTCGACGAGATCGTGGCGCGCATCCCCCAGCAGGACCAGTCAGTACCCTGGCGGCTCAACGGCTACTGGTACCACCACCGATTCGAAACGGGACGCGAGTATCCGGTCCACCTCCGGCGCCTCGATTTGCCCGATGCGCCCGAACAGGTCATGCTCGACGTCAACGTGCTGGCTGCCGGCCACGAGTACTATTCGGTCGGAGCGCTCGCGGTCAGCTCCGGGAACGACACCCTCGCCTTCGCTGTGGACACTGTCGGCCGACGCTTCTACGAGATTCGTTTCCGGAATCTCGAGACCGGCGAATTTCTCGACGAGGTGATCCCCGCCACCACCGGCAACATCGCGTGGGCCACCGACAACCGGTCCCTCTTCTACAGCCGGCAGAATCCCGACACGCTCCGGTGGGATCGAATCTACCGCCACACCCTCGGTACGGACGCCGCAGAAGACCTTCTCGTGTACGAGGAGACCGACGAGACCTTCTCGACCTTCGTCTTCACGACGCGCTCGCGAAGCTTCATCGTCATCGGCTCTTCGCAGACCCTGACCGACGAATACCGCTATCTCGATGCGAGCAATCCGACGGGACCGCTCCGGATTCTCGAGCCGCGCGATCGCGGCCACGAGTATTCAGTCGAGCACTTCGGGGATCATTTCTACATCCGCACAAACTGGGATGCGCGAAACTTCCGGGTGATGAAGGCACCCGTCGCGGCGCCCGGCCGGGAGAACTGGGTCGAAGTGATCCCCCATCGCGACGAGACGCTCGTCGAGGACATCGAGGTTTTCCGCGATCATCTGGTGATCGCCGAGCGGACCGCCGGGCTGACGCGGCTTCGCGTTCGCCGCTGGGAGGGCGACCAGGATCACGAGATCGAGCTCGACGAGCCGGCCTACGTCGCCTTCCTCGGAGAGAATCCCGAGCTCGACACCGAAAACCTGCGATTCAACTACAGCTCGATGACGACTCCATGGTCGGTCTACGAGTGGGACATGAACGCGCGGACGAAGACGCTGCTGAAACGCGACGAGGTGGGTGGCGGATTCGACTGCAACCGCTACGCGACCGAAAGGCTCTGGGCGACCGCGCGCGACGGCACGCGGATTCCGGTCTCGATCCTCTACCGTGAAGGGGTCGAGCCGGACGGTACGAACCCGCTGCTTCTGTACGGCTACGGCTCGTACGGGCTTTCGATGGACCCCGACTTCGCCTCGCCGCGGCTGAGCCTCGTCGATCGCGGGTTCGTCTATGCGATCGCGCACATACGAGGAGGGCAAGAGCTCGGCCGCGAATGGTATGAGTCGGGAAAGCTGCTCTCGAAGAAGAACACCTTCACCGACTTCATCGACGTTGCCGAGTTTCTCGTCGCGGAGAGGTGGGCCGATCCGGAGCGGCTGTTCGCCTTCGGCGGCAGCGCCGGGGGGCTTCTGGTCGGTGCAGTCGTCAACATGCGGCCTGATCTCTGGAAGGGAGCGGTCGCTTCGGTACCGTTCGTCGACGTCGTGACGACGATGCTCGATCCGTCGATTCCGCTGACCACGGGCGAGTACGACGAGTGGGGAAATCCGAACGAGCGAGCCTTCTTCGACTACATCCTCTCCTACTCGCCGTACGACAACGTCCGGCCGCAGGACTATCCGGCAATGCTGGTGATGTCGGGCCTGCACGACTCGCAGGTGCAGTTCTGGGAGCCCACCAAGTGGGTGCTTCGATTGCGAGATCTGAAGACGGACGAGAACGACGTGCTCCTTCACACGAACATGGAGGCGGGGCACAGCGGCACGACGGGACGCTTCAGGCGTCATCGCGAAACGGCGCTGATGTACGCGTTCCTCCTCGATCAGGCCGGTCTGGCGTGA
- a CDS encoding TolC family protein, giving the protein MKTRIIAIALTMVSAAAAGQAQEIPEPSGEGPAIQLSLDEAISRAARANLGVQIQDFQYMEARQRLKGSEGPFDWFTTALVQTSTDETIPQSEFDASLEEQDLLRLGVSQLLPTGGSYNVGFTTVERSTNSRFSRFDPVFFSGLDFNFTQPLFRDFGVDVTTRNIRIARNNLGISREEFRRAMIETVLSVEQAYYDLIFARQNLEVRRQSLGLARDQERITQIRIDVGASAPLDILQPRVAVATRQEEIIVAEASVRDAEDRLRTLMNLPADQWASEIIPTEELEVHDVDLDTVSAVALAWELRPEVRQSELQTASSEIGYRFARNQVLPQVDLQIDYGLTGVSGTELERDPVTGEVINRLPGGGLGDAVDQVLGFDLPGWTVGVNFAMPVRNIGARAEARRAELEMRRLAQSEEQLRQDIAVEVRQALRDIERFERQIEAARAAREAAEQNVDAERKRFDNGMTTNFNVLEVQQELADARSREIAAQVNFQKAVSFFHRSVGNLLQYHGIEVDEPELEKAPFSSWQRVKMLNYGFWSDDFQDE; this is encoded by the coding sequence ATGAAGACGAGGATCATTGCGATCGCGCTGACGATGGTGTCGGCGGCGGCCGCCGGACAGGCCCAGGAGATACCGGAACCATCGGGGGAGGGCCCCGCGATCCAGCTTTCGCTCGACGAGGCAATCAGCCGGGCCGCCCGGGCGAATCTGGGAGTCCAGATCCAGGATTTCCAGTACATGGAAGCCCGGCAGCGACTGAAAGGATCGGAAGGTCCGTTCGACTGGTTCACGACTGCTCTGGTTCAGACGAGTACGGACGAAACGATTCCTCAGTCCGAATTCGACGCCTCCCTCGAAGAGCAGGATCTTTTGCGTCTCGGAGTGTCGCAACTGCTCCCGACGGGTGGAAGTTACAACGTGGGATTCACGACTGTCGAACGATCGACCAACAGCCGGTTCTCACGGTTCGATCCGGTCTTTTTCAGCGGGCTCGACTTCAACTTCACACAACCGCTGTTTCGTGATTTCGGGGTCGACGTCACGACGCGCAATATCCGCATCGCCCGGAACAACCTCGGCATCAGCCGCGAGGAGTTTCGGAGGGCGATGATCGAGACCGTTCTGAGCGTGGAGCAGGCTTACTACGATCTGATCTTCGCCAGACAGAATCTCGAAGTCCGGCGTCAGTCGCTCGGGCTCGCTCGTGACCAGGAGCGGATTACCCAGATCCGGATCGACGTCGGGGCCTCGGCTCCGCTCGACATCCTGCAGCCTAGGGTTGCCGTCGCCACCCGGCAGGAGGAGATCATCGTCGCCGAGGCCTCCGTTCGTGATGCCGAGGACCGGTTGCGGACCCTGATGAACCTGCCGGCCGACCAGTGGGCCAGCGAGATCATCCCCACCGAGGAGCTCGAAGTTCACGACGTCGATCTCGATACGGTCAGCGCAGTCGCTCTCGCCTGGGAGCTCAGGCCGGAGGTGCGGCAGTCCGAGCTGCAGACCGCGAGCAGCGAGATCGGATATCGATTCGCCCGGAATCAGGTATTGCCGCAGGTCGACCTTCAGATCGACTACGGACTCACCGGCGTGTCGGGTACCGAGCTCGAACGCGATCCCGTTACCGGAGAGGTCATCAACAGGCTTCCCGGCGGAGGGCTCGGAGATGCCGTGGACCAGGTACTCGGATTCGATCTTCCCGGGTGGACCGTGGGGGTGAACTTCGCGATGCCGGTCCGGAACATCGGAGCTCGGGCGGAAGCGCGACGGGCCGAGCTGGAAATGCGAAGACTCGCTCAGTCGGAGGAGCAGCTGCGGCAGGACATCGCGGTCGAGGTGAGACAGGCTCTTCGCGACATCGAGCGCTTCGAGAGGCAGATCGAGGCGGCGCGTGCGGCCCGGGAAGCGGCCGAGCAGAACGTCGATGCCGAAAGGAAGCGCTTCGACAACGGCATGACGACGAACTTCAACGTCCTCGAGGTCCAGCAGGAGCTCGCCGATGCGCGCAGTCGCGAGATCGCCGCGCAGGTGAACTTCCAGAAGGCAGTCTCGTTTTTCCATCGCTCCGTGGGTAATCTGCTCCAGTATCATGGGATCGAAGTCGATGAGCCCGAACTGGAAAAGGCACCGTTCTCGAGCTGGCAGCGGGTGAAGATGCTCAATTACGGATTCTGGTCAGACGACTTCCAGGACGAGTAA
- a CDS encoding YIP1 family protein has protein sequence MNSDDPKIRENESVSRPDADAGGAVEDDIQPRSTPVADAARVGTVLYEPEATFESVRQKPDWLIPLLLLIGIALLFNFLVQPKIDMGPYFEDLTDRMADRIGMTEEQRRAQLDQMLERASGGQNILIVLFSVPAVLAIVSLILWGSMRAAGGSTSFMQTFSVTLYSWMPQLIKSLVLMALMIPRSSVDMRLMGTILKSHPGAFVDPITSPVLSSALSWFEIFNIWTIVLLVIGLSVINRFSKAKVGVFVVLLYLIAAAIGVGLVILQQKFM, from the coding sequence ATGAATTCGGATGACCCGAAAATCCGTGAGAACGAGTCCGTTTCTCGACCCGACGCCGATGCAGGTGGGGCGGTCGAGGACGATATTCAACCCCGCTCGACACCGGTGGCCGATGCGGCCCGCGTCGGAACGGTGCTGTACGAGCCGGAGGCGACGTTCGAGAGCGTCCGGCAGAAGCCCGACTGGCTGATTCCGCTGCTGCTGCTCATCGGTATCGCGCTGCTGTTCAACTTCCTCGTCCAGCCCAAAATCGACATGGGACCGTATTTCGAGGACCTGACCGACCGGATGGCCGATCGGATCGGGATGACGGAGGAGCAGCGGCGGGCGCAGCTGGACCAGATGCTGGAGCGCGCCAGCGGCGGACAGAACATATTGATCGTCCTCTTCTCCGTGCCGGCCGTTCTGGCGATCGTCAGTCTGATCCTCTGGGGCTCGATGAGAGCCGCAGGGGGGAGCACGTCGTTCATGCAGACCTTCTCGGTGACTCTCTACAGCTGGATGCCGCAGCTGATCAAATCGCTGGTCCTGATGGCTCTGATGATTCCGAGAAGCTCGGTCGACATGCGACTCATGGGGACGATCCTGAAATCGCATCCCGGCGCCTTCGTCGATCCGATCACCTCTCCGGTTCTCAGCTCCGCGCTCTCGTGGTTCGAGATCTTCAACATCTGGACGATCGTCCTGCTGGTGATCGGGCTGTCGGTCATCAACCGTTTCTCCAAAGCCAAAGTGGGAGTATTCGTCGTGCTGCTCTATCTCATCGCGGCGGCCATCGGAGTCGGGCTGGTCATCCTTCAGCAGAAATTCATGTGA
- a CDS encoding efflux RND transporter periplasmic adaptor subunit: MSVTAPPGESGPRRKKPKVIAVIGGLALLAVIVIASLMGDREHGEKVYATTAETGEIESVVSATGAIDPKVKLNISAHVIGKIEKLYFNEGDWVEKGQKLVELERVAIEAVRDRTSAQLRNAQIEVRRAQVNLDQRKLELDRARQLHKEGVLTEEAYERARLDYENAAAAVASANEGVRQAQAALDSAQDDLNRTTLVAPISGRVVSLNAREGEVVVTGTMNNPGSVIATIADLSDILVEALVSETEVVEVSLGQRARVEVDAIRDHTYEGQVAEIGSSAEASAAAGAGLRFFNVKVLLNEQDDRLRPGMTANVEIVTNSVSGSIRIPVQSVVERGPAGEPIASGSPTDERISMVPVVVDGVIELKEVETGISDATHVQIVSGIDQGDLVVTGPFRTLRTLRSGDRVVVTAESSDEDDGESEDA, encoded by the coding sequence ATGAGTGTTACTGCCCCTCCAGGAGAGTCCGGTCCGCGCAGGAAAAAACCGAAAGTCATCGCGGTCATCGGCGGGCTCGCACTGCTGGCCGTTATCGTGATCGCGAGCCTGATGGGCGATCGCGAGCATGGTGAGAAGGTCTACGCGACGACCGCCGAAACGGGTGAGATCGAATCGGTCGTCTCCGCGACGGGCGCCATCGACCCGAAGGTGAAGCTGAACATCAGCGCCCACGTCATCGGGAAGATCGAGAAGCTCTACTTCAACGAGGGGGACTGGGTCGAGAAGGGGCAGAAGCTGGTCGAGCTCGAGAGGGTCGCGATCGAGGCGGTTCGCGACCGCACCTCCGCCCAGCTCCGAAACGCGCAGATCGAGGTACGGCGGGCACAGGTCAACCTCGACCAGAGGAAGCTCGAGCTCGACAGGGCCCGGCAACTTCACAAGGAGGGTGTGCTCACCGAGGAGGCGTACGAGCGAGCGCGACTCGACTACGAGAATGCGGCAGCGGCGGTGGCTTCGGCGAATGAAGGGGTCCGGCAGGCGCAGGCCGCACTCGATTCAGCGCAGGACGACCTGAACCGGACCACGCTCGTCGCCCCCATCTCCGGCCGTGTCGTTTCGCTGAATGCACGGGAGGGAGAGGTCGTCGTCACGGGAACCATGAACAATCCCGGGTCGGTGATCGCCACGATCGCCGATCTCTCCGATATTCTCGTCGAGGCCCTCGTCTCCGAGACGGAAGTCGTCGAGGTCAGCCTCGGACAGCGCGCCCGCGTCGAGGTCGATGCGATTCGCGACCATACCTACGAAGGGCAGGTCGCCGAGATCGGAAGCTCGGCCGAAGCTTCCGCCGCCGCCGGCGCCGGACTCCGCTTCTTCAACGTCAAAGTGCTGCTGAACGAGCAGGACGACCGCCTCCGGCCGGGAATGACGGCAAACGTCGAGATCGTGACCAACAGCGTGAGCGGTTCGATCCGGATTCCGGTGCAGAGCGTGGTGGAACGAGGGCCCGCTGGGGAACCGATCGCCAGCGGATCGCCGACCGACGAGCGGATCTCGATGGTGCCCGTCGTCGTCGATGGCGTGATCGAGCTCAAAGAGGTCGAGACCGGAATCAGCGATGCCACTCACGTCCAGATCGTTTCGGGAATCGATCAGGGAGATCTGGTGGTGACCGGACCCTTCCGGACTCTGCGTACGCTCCGATCGGGTGATCGTGTCGTCGTGACTGCCGAGAGCTCCGACGAGGACGACGGCGAAAGCGAGGACGCGTGA